A genomic segment from Synchiropus splendidus isolate RoL2022-P1 chromosome 18, RoL_Sspl_1.0, whole genome shotgun sequence encodes:
- the si:ch211-207e14.4 gene encoding interleukin-17 receptor D isoform X4, whose amino-acid sequence MWRTALVILHLLVLGPLLGLSSEAMTPQNCSLKCILQLVPLSCCEQQLLFMCRVLNLKQQGGPGCEYCRITPEDSRALGFRSSGLFGSCVPWPCFQLLGEQDPHICQHYVHAPNNVTLEFVHDPDPSSDTLVVSWRPSYYGIAFLRGFQVSLQALGGPGVACQLFLFHRNLSLSASDAQKVYKSDPFPSLPLGAQYAVTVMALPVPERWEKFYQSKIFSTRSCAEKNGLDRCKEDWYPTFVQVQQREHEVTVTFNLAPSRMGISSYFSWCYANGKKKYMTLVPDLSRNATHHSFQVKDLQEGANYTCEIAANEVDAVRKVFSFQTGSTNRDHPATRSVPGSLAVALPLAVLLAAIVVVLAVVVARRRRSTWKNVVATKPDIIRQHREHQAQEEVVSLASSRSSPPRLLICYSSCEGAAHVKAVMQLGAFIQQHMATQVCLDLWDTLSVAVEGSLAWHCRQIRDSSFIMVICSPGVSGRGAAEDERTEQESHLVIQLLREEVARAKAGGHDLSKYMTATFEYCDERDVPMELRLVPHYSLAADLPLLFSHLHGVALHRPGGYVKISHISEEGFTELPAGMALQRAIDEAAATQERHRPM is encoded by the exons ATGTGGAGGACTGCGCTTGTCATACTCCACCTCCTTGTGCTCGGTCCTCTGCTCGGTCTGAGCTCTGAAGCCATGACGCCTCAAAATTGCAGCCTCAAGTGCATCCTGCAG CTGGTTCCTCTTTCTTGCTGCGAACAGCAACTGCTGTTTATGTGTCGCGTGCTGAACCTGAAACAACAG GGTGGACCTGGATGTGAGTACTGCAGAATAACCCCAGAGGATTCCAGAGCTCTTGGCTTCAGGTCCAGCGGGCTCTTTGGAA GTTGTGTTCCGTGGCCGTGCTTCCAGCTGCTGGGTGAGCAGGATCCACACATCTGTCAACACTACGTACACGCACCCAACAACGTGACGCTGGAGTTTGTCCACGATCCAGACCCTTCTTCTGACACGCTGGTTGTCTCCTGGAGGCCCAGTTACTACG GGATCGCGTTCCTGAGAGGATTCCAGGTTTCCCTCCAGGCGTTGGGCGGACCCGGCGTGGCCTGCCAGCTCTTTCTCTTCCATCGTAATCTCTCGCTCTCTGCCTCAGATGCCCAGAAG GTGTACAAGTCGGATCCATTCCCCAGCCTGCCTCTGGGAGCCCAGTATGCTGTCACTGTCATGGCTCTGCCTGTGCCCGAGAGATGGGAGAAGTTCTATCAGAGCAAGATCTTCTCCACACGTT CGTGTGCTGAGAAGAACGGCCTCGACCGGTGCAAGGAAG ACTGGTACCCAACGTTTGTTCAGGTTCAACAGAGAGAGCATGAGGTCACTGTGACCTTTAACCTCGCACCTTCGCGCATGGGAATCAGTAGCTACTTCTCCTGGTGCTATGCAAACGGCAAGAAGAAGTATATGACCCTGGTGCCT GATCTGTCCAGGAATGCAACTCACCACAGCTTTCAAGTGAAGGACTTGCAGGAAGGCGCCAATTACACCTGTGAG ATCGCGGCAAATGAAGTGGACGCCGTGAGGAAAGTGTTCAGCTTCCAGACCGGAAGCACCAACCGAG aTCATCCAGCGACTCGCTCTGTCCCCGGCTCCTTGGCCGTGGCTCTCCCGCTGGCTGTTCTGTTGGCGGCCATCGTTGTAGTTCTGGCTGTGGTGGTTGCCAGAAGACGCAGAAGCACATGGAAGAACGTTGTGGCGACCAAGCCAG acatcATCCGGCAGCACCGGGAGCATCAGGCCCAGGAGGAGGTGGTGTCGCTGGCGAGCAGCAGATCCTCTCCTCCTCGACTGCTCATCTGCTACAGCAGCTGTGAAGGAGCGGCACACGTCAAGGCCGTCATGCAGCTGGGAGCTTTCATCCAGCAGCACATGGCCACTCAG GTGTGTCTGGATCTGTGGGACACTCTGAGCGTAGCTGTGGAGGGCAGCCTGGCCTGGCACTGCCGCCAAATCCGAGACAGCAGCTTCATCATGGTCATTTGTTCTCCCGGCGTGAGTGGCAGGGGCGCGGCAGAGGACGAACGGACAGAGCAGGAGTCCCACCTGGTCATCCAGCTCCTTAGAGAGGAGGTGGCTCGGGCCAAAGCTGGAGGCCACGACCTATCCAAGTACATGACGGCAACTTTTGAGTACTGCGACGAGCGGGACGTTCCCATGGAGCTGAGGCTGGTGCCTCACTACTCGCTGGCCGCTGACTTGCCGCTGCTCTTCTCCCACCTCCATGGTGTGGCCCTGCACCGGCCGGGGGGCTACGTGAAGATCAGCCACATCTCGGAAGAAGGTTTCACCGAGCTGCCCGCTGGAATGGCCTTGCAGAGAGCCATCGATGAGGCGGCCGCGACGCAAGAACGCCATCGACCAATGTGA
- the si:ch211-207e14.4 gene encoding interleukin-17 receptor D isoform X2: MAQGHHSHLSSPSVSVNRTITRPGSVEDQLLRPCPVSCSSMWRTALVILHLLVLGPLLGLSSEAMTPQNCSLKCILQGGPGCEYCRITPEDSRALGFRSSGLFGSCVPWPCFQLLGEQDPHICQHYVHAPNNVTLEFVHDPDPSSDTLVVSWRPSYYGIAFLRGFQVSLQALGGPGVACQLFLFHRNLSLSASDAQKVYKSDPFPSLPLGAQYAVTVMALPVPERWEKFYQSKIFSTRSCAEKNGLDRCKEDWYPTFVQVQQREHEVTVTFNLAPSRMGISSYFSWCYANGKKKYMTLVPDLSRNATHHSFQVKDLQEGANYTCEIAANEVDAVRKVFSFQTGSTNRDHPATRSVPGSLAVALPLAVLLAAIVVVLAVVVARRRRSTWKNVVATKPDIIRQHREHQAQEEVVSLASSRSSPPRLLICYSSCEGAAHVKAVMQLGAFIQQHMATQVCLDLWDTLSVAVEGSLAWHCRQIRDSSFIMVICSPGVSGRGAAEDERTEQESHLVIQLLREEVARAKAGGHDLSKYMTATFEYCDERDVPMELRLVPHYSLAADLPLLFSHLHGVALHRPGGYVKISHISEEGFTELPAGMALQRAIDEAAATQERHRPM; encoded by the exons ATGGCCCAGGGACACCACTcccatctctcctctccctctgtctccgtCAACAGAACCATCACTCGACCCGGCTCGGTGGAAGATCAGTTGCTCAGACCATGTCCCGTCAGCTGTAGCAGCATGTGGAGGACTGCGCTTGTCATACTCCACCTCCTTGTGCTCGGTCCTCTGCTCGGTCTGAGCTCTGAAGCCATGACGCCTCAAAATTGCAGCCTCAAGTGCATCCTGCAG GGTGGACCTGGATGTGAGTACTGCAGAATAACCCCAGAGGATTCCAGAGCTCTTGGCTTCAGGTCCAGCGGGCTCTTTGGAA GTTGTGTTCCGTGGCCGTGCTTCCAGCTGCTGGGTGAGCAGGATCCACACATCTGTCAACACTACGTACACGCACCCAACAACGTGACGCTGGAGTTTGTCCACGATCCAGACCCTTCTTCTGACACGCTGGTTGTCTCCTGGAGGCCCAGTTACTACG GGATCGCGTTCCTGAGAGGATTCCAGGTTTCCCTCCAGGCGTTGGGCGGACCCGGCGTGGCCTGCCAGCTCTTTCTCTTCCATCGTAATCTCTCGCTCTCTGCCTCAGATGCCCAGAAG GTGTACAAGTCGGATCCATTCCCCAGCCTGCCTCTGGGAGCCCAGTATGCTGTCACTGTCATGGCTCTGCCTGTGCCCGAGAGATGGGAGAAGTTCTATCAGAGCAAGATCTTCTCCACACGTT CGTGTGCTGAGAAGAACGGCCTCGACCGGTGCAAGGAAG ACTGGTACCCAACGTTTGTTCAGGTTCAACAGAGAGAGCATGAGGTCACTGTGACCTTTAACCTCGCACCTTCGCGCATGGGAATCAGTAGCTACTTCTCCTGGTGCTATGCAAACGGCAAGAAGAAGTATATGACCCTGGTGCCT GATCTGTCCAGGAATGCAACTCACCACAGCTTTCAAGTGAAGGACTTGCAGGAAGGCGCCAATTACACCTGTGAG ATCGCGGCAAATGAAGTGGACGCCGTGAGGAAAGTGTTCAGCTTCCAGACCGGAAGCACCAACCGAG aTCATCCAGCGACTCGCTCTGTCCCCGGCTCCTTGGCCGTGGCTCTCCCGCTGGCTGTTCTGTTGGCGGCCATCGTTGTAGTTCTGGCTGTGGTGGTTGCCAGAAGACGCAGAAGCACATGGAAGAACGTTGTGGCGACCAAGCCAG acatcATCCGGCAGCACCGGGAGCATCAGGCCCAGGAGGAGGTGGTGTCGCTGGCGAGCAGCAGATCCTCTCCTCCTCGACTGCTCATCTGCTACAGCAGCTGTGAAGGAGCGGCACACGTCAAGGCCGTCATGCAGCTGGGAGCTTTCATCCAGCAGCACATGGCCACTCAG GTGTGTCTGGATCTGTGGGACACTCTGAGCGTAGCTGTGGAGGGCAGCCTGGCCTGGCACTGCCGCCAAATCCGAGACAGCAGCTTCATCATGGTCATTTGTTCTCCCGGCGTGAGTGGCAGGGGCGCGGCAGAGGACGAACGGACAGAGCAGGAGTCCCACCTGGTCATCCAGCTCCTTAGAGAGGAGGTGGCTCGGGCCAAAGCTGGAGGCCACGACCTATCCAAGTACATGACGGCAACTTTTGAGTACTGCGACGAGCGGGACGTTCCCATGGAGCTGAGGCTGGTGCCTCACTACTCGCTGGCCGCTGACTTGCCGCTGCTCTTCTCCCACCTCCATGGTGTGGCCCTGCACCGGCCGGGGGGCTACGTGAAGATCAGCCACATCTCGGAAGAAGGTTTCACCGAGCTGCCCGCTGGAATGGCCTTGCAGAGAGCCATCGATGAGGCGGCCGCGACGCAAGAACGCCATCGACCAATGTGA
- the sars1 gene encoding serine--tRNA ligase, cytoplasmic yields MVLDLDLFRTDKGGDPELVRETQRKRFKDVTLVDKLVAADKEWRKCRFTADNLNKAKNMCSKSIGEKMKKKEPVGDDDSVPEEAQNLESLTAEILSALTVSQIKTVRLLVDEAAEKTDRERSRLEAERFEYLREIGNLLHPSVPISNDEDADNKVERTWGDCAVQKKYSHVDLVVMIDGFDGEKGAVVAGSRGYFLKGPLVFLEQALINYALRILHTKKYTMLYTPFFMRKEVMQEVAQLSQFDEELYKVIGKGSEKSDDNSVDEKYLIATSEQPIAAFLRDEWLRPEDLPIRYAGFSTCFRQEVGSHGRDTRGIFRVHQFEKIEQFVYASPHDGKSWEMFEEMIGTAEEFYQSLGIPYRIVNIVSGALNHAASKKLDLEAWFPGSGAFRELVSCSNCTDYQARRLRIRFGQTKKMMDKAEFVHMLNATMCATTRVMCAILENYQTEDGIVVPEKLREFMPPDLSEMIKFVRAAPIDLETHKKAKKQQEGGKKKKGGNLCGDMENMSVNNS; encoded by the exons ATGGTGCTCGACTTGGACCTTTTCCGCACCGACAAAGGCGGCGACCCGGAGCTCGTCCGGGAGACGCAGAGGAAGCGGTTTAAAGATGTCACGCTGGTGGATAAACTGGTCGCCGCCGACAAAGAGTGGAGGAAAT GTCGCTTCACTGCAGACAACCTCAACAAGGCGAAGAACATGTGCAGCAAGAGCATCGGGGAAAAGATGAAG AAGAAGGAGCCGGTTGGCGACGATGACTCTGTCCCTGAAGAAGCCCAGAACTTGGAATCCCTGACAGCAGAGATTCTTTCA GCTCTCACCGTCAGCCAGATCAAGACGGTGCGTCTGTTGGTGGACGAGGCAGCGGAGAAAACAGACCGCGAGAGGTCCCGGTTGGAGGCGGAGCGCTTCGAGTACTTGCGGGAGATTGGCAACCTCTTGCACCCGTCGGTTCCCATCAGTAATGATGAG GACGCGGACAACAAGGTGGAGCGGACCTGGGGTGACTGCGCCGTGCAGAAGAAGTACTCCCACGTGGACCTGGTGGTCATGATCGACGGCTTCGACGGGGAGAAGGGCGCGGTGGTGGCGGGCAGCAGGGGCTACTTTTTAAAG GGCCCGCTGGTGTTCCTGGAGCAAGCGCTGATCAACTACGCCTTAAGGATCCTGCACACCAAGAAGTACACCATGCTGTACACGCCCTTCTTCATGAGGAAGGAGGTCATGCAGGAAGTGGCCCAGCTGAGCCAGTTCGACGAGGAGCTGTACAAG GTCATTGGCAAAGGCAGCGAGAAGTCGGACGACAACTCGGTGGACGAGAAGTATCTGATCGCCACGTCGGAGCAGCCGATCGCAGCCTTCCTGAGGGACGAGTGGCTGAGGCCCGAAGACCTGCCCATCCGCTACGCCGGCTTCTCCACCTgcttcagacaggaagtgggctCCCACGGCCGGGACACCCGCGGCATCTTCAGGGTGCACCAGTTTGAGAAG ATCGAGCAGTTTGTCTACGCCTCACCTCACGACGGCAAGTCCTGGGAGATGTTTGAGGAGATGATCGGCACGGCAGAGGAGTTCTACCAGTCTCTGGGGATCCCATACCGCATCGTGAACATCGTCTCTG GCGCCCTCAATCACGCCGCTAGCAAGAAGCTGGACCTGGAGGCCTGGTTCCCCGGCTCAGGTGCCTTCAGGGAGCTGGTCTCCTGCTCCAACTGCACAGACTACCAGGCCAGACGTCTGCGCATCCGCTTCGGTCAGACCAAGAAGATGATGGACAAG GCGGAGTTTGTGCACATGCTGAACGCCACCATGTGCGCCACCACGCGGGTCATGTGCGCTATCCTGGAGAACTACCAGACTGAGGACGGCATCGTCGTTCCAGAGAAGCTCCGGGAGTTCATGCCGCCGG ATCTGAGCGAAATGATCAAATTCGTGCGGGCGGCTCCCATCGACCTGGAGACGCACAAGAAAGCAAAGAAGCAGCAGGAGggggggaagaagaagaagggggggAATCTATGTGGAGACATGGAGAACATGTCCGTCAACAACTCCTAG
- the si:ch211-207e14.4 gene encoding interleukin-17 receptor D isoform X3, whose protein sequence is MAQGHHSHLSSPSVSVNRTITRPGSVEDQLLRPCPVSCSSMWRTALVILHLLVLGPLLGLSSEAMTPQNCSLKCILQLVPLSCCEQQLLFMCRVLNLKQQGGPGCEYCRITPEDSRALGFRSSGLFGSCVPWPCFQLLDPSSDTLVVSWRPSYYGIAFLRGFQVSLQALGGPGVACQLFLFHRNLSLSASDAQKVYKSDPFPSLPLGAQYAVTVMALPVPERWEKFYQSKIFSTRSCAEKNGLDRCKEDWYPTFVQVQQREHEVTVTFNLAPSRMGISSYFSWCYANGKKKYMTLVPDLSRNATHHSFQVKDLQEGANYTCEIAANEVDAVRKVFSFQTGSTNRDHPATRSVPGSLAVALPLAVLLAAIVVVLAVVVARRRRSTWKNVVATKPDIIRQHREHQAQEEVVSLASSRSSPPRLLICYSSCEGAAHVKAVMQLGAFIQQHMATQVCLDLWDTLSVAVEGSLAWHCRQIRDSSFIMVICSPGVSGRGAAEDERTEQESHLVIQLLREEVARAKAGGHDLSKYMTATFEYCDERDVPMELRLVPHYSLAADLPLLFSHLHGVALHRPGGYVKISHISEEGFTELPAGMALQRAIDEAAATQERHRPM, encoded by the exons ATGGCCCAGGGACACCACTcccatctctcctctccctctgtctccgtCAACAGAACCATCACTCGACCCGGCTCGGTGGAAGATCAGTTGCTCAGACCATGTCCCGTCAGCTGTAGCAGCATGTGGAGGACTGCGCTTGTCATACTCCACCTCCTTGTGCTCGGTCCTCTGCTCGGTCTGAGCTCTGAAGCCATGACGCCTCAAAATTGCAGCCTCAAGTGCATCCTGCAG CTGGTTCCTCTTTCTTGCTGCGAACAGCAACTGCTGTTTATGTGTCGCGTGCTGAACCTGAAACAACAG GGTGGACCTGGATGTGAGTACTGCAGAATAACCCCAGAGGATTCCAGAGCTCTTGGCTTCAGGTCCAGCGGGCTCTTTGGAA GTTGTGTTCCGTGGCCGTGCTTCCAGCTGCTGG ACCCTTCTTCTGACACGCTGGTTGTCTCCTGGAGGCCCAGTTACTACG GGATCGCGTTCCTGAGAGGATTCCAGGTTTCCCTCCAGGCGTTGGGCGGACCCGGCGTGGCCTGCCAGCTCTTTCTCTTCCATCGTAATCTCTCGCTCTCTGCCTCAGATGCCCAGAAG GTGTACAAGTCGGATCCATTCCCCAGCCTGCCTCTGGGAGCCCAGTATGCTGTCACTGTCATGGCTCTGCCTGTGCCCGAGAGATGGGAGAAGTTCTATCAGAGCAAGATCTTCTCCACACGTT CGTGTGCTGAGAAGAACGGCCTCGACCGGTGCAAGGAAG ACTGGTACCCAACGTTTGTTCAGGTTCAACAGAGAGAGCATGAGGTCACTGTGACCTTTAACCTCGCACCTTCGCGCATGGGAATCAGTAGCTACTTCTCCTGGTGCTATGCAAACGGCAAGAAGAAGTATATGACCCTGGTGCCT GATCTGTCCAGGAATGCAACTCACCACAGCTTTCAAGTGAAGGACTTGCAGGAAGGCGCCAATTACACCTGTGAG ATCGCGGCAAATGAAGTGGACGCCGTGAGGAAAGTGTTCAGCTTCCAGACCGGAAGCACCAACCGAG aTCATCCAGCGACTCGCTCTGTCCCCGGCTCCTTGGCCGTGGCTCTCCCGCTGGCTGTTCTGTTGGCGGCCATCGTTGTAGTTCTGGCTGTGGTGGTTGCCAGAAGACGCAGAAGCACATGGAAGAACGTTGTGGCGACCAAGCCAG acatcATCCGGCAGCACCGGGAGCATCAGGCCCAGGAGGAGGTGGTGTCGCTGGCGAGCAGCAGATCCTCTCCTCCTCGACTGCTCATCTGCTACAGCAGCTGTGAAGGAGCGGCACACGTCAAGGCCGTCATGCAGCTGGGAGCTTTCATCCAGCAGCACATGGCCACTCAG GTGTGTCTGGATCTGTGGGACACTCTGAGCGTAGCTGTGGAGGGCAGCCTGGCCTGGCACTGCCGCCAAATCCGAGACAGCAGCTTCATCATGGTCATTTGTTCTCCCGGCGTGAGTGGCAGGGGCGCGGCAGAGGACGAACGGACAGAGCAGGAGTCCCACCTGGTCATCCAGCTCCTTAGAGAGGAGGTGGCTCGGGCCAAAGCTGGAGGCCACGACCTATCCAAGTACATGACGGCAACTTTTGAGTACTGCGACGAGCGGGACGTTCCCATGGAGCTGAGGCTGGTGCCTCACTACTCGCTGGCCGCTGACTTGCCGCTGCTCTTCTCCCACCTCCATGGTGTGGCCCTGCACCGGCCGGGGGGCTACGTGAAGATCAGCCACATCTCGGAAGAAGGTTTCACCGAGCTGCCCGCTGGAATGGCCTTGCAGAGAGCCATCGATGAGGCGGCCGCGACGCAAGAACGCCATCGACCAATGTGA
- the si:ch211-207e14.4 gene encoding interleukin-17 receptor D isoform X5 — protein MAQGHHSHLSSPSVSVNRTITRPGSVEDQLLRPCPVSCSSMWRTALVILHLLVLGPLLGLSSEAMTPQNCSLKCILQGGPGCEYCRITPEDSRALGFRSSGLFGSCVPWPCFQLLDPSSDTLVVSWRPSYYGIAFLRGFQVSLQALGGPGVACQLFLFHRNLSLSASDAQKVYKSDPFPSLPLGAQYAVTVMALPVPERWEKFYQSKIFSTRSCAEKNGLDRCKEDWYPTFVQVQQREHEVTVTFNLAPSRMGISSYFSWCYANGKKKYMTLVPDLSRNATHHSFQVKDLQEGANYTCEIAANEVDAVRKVFSFQTGSTNRDHPATRSVPGSLAVALPLAVLLAAIVVVLAVVVARRRRSTWKNVVATKPDIIRQHREHQAQEEVVSLASSRSSPPRLLICYSSCEGAAHVKAVMQLGAFIQQHMATQVCLDLWDTLSVAVEGSLAWHCRQIRDSSFIMVICSPGVSGRGAAEDERTEQESHLVIQLLREEVARAKAGGHDLSKYMTATFEYCDERDVPMELRLVPHYSLAADLPLLFSHLHGVALHRPGGYVKISHISEEGFTELPAGMALQRAIDEAAATQERHRPM, from the exons ATGGCCCAGGGACACCACTcccatctctcctctccctctgtctccgtCAACAGAACCATCACTCGACCCGGCTCGGTGGAAGATCAGTTGCTCAGACCATGTCCCGTCAGCTGTAGCAGCATGTGGAGGACTGCGCTTGTCATACTCCACCTCCTTGTGCTCGGTCCTCTGCTCGGTCTGAGCTCTGAAGCCATGACGCCTCAAAATTGCAGCCTCAAGTGCATCCTGCAG GGTGGACCTGGATGTGAGTACTGCAGAATAACCCCAGAGGATTCCAGAGCTCTTGGCTTCAGGTCCAGCGGGCTCTTTGGAA GTTGTGTTCCGTGGCCGTGCTTCCAGCTGCTGG ACCCTTCTTCTGACACGCTGGTTGTCTCCTGGAGGCCCAGTTACTACG GGATCGCGTTCCTGAGAGGATTCCAGGTTTCCCTCCAGGCGTTGGGCGGACCCGGCGTGGCCTGCCAGCTCTTTCTCTTCCATCGTAATCTCTCGCTCTCTGCCTCAGATGCCCAGAAG GTGTACAAGTCGGATCCATTCCCCAGCCTGCCTCTGGGAGCCCAGTATGCTGTCACTGTCATGGCTCTGCCTGTGCCCGAGAGATGGGAGAAGTTCTATCAGAGCAAGATCTTCTCCACACGTT CGTGTGCTGAGAAGAACGGCCTCGACCGGTGCAAGGAAG ACTGGTACCCAACGTTTGTTCAGGTTCAACAGAGAGAGCATGAGGTCACTGTGACCTTTAACCTCGCACCTTCGCGCATGGGAATCAGTAGCTACTTCTCCTGGTGCTATGCAAACGGCAAGAAGAAGTATATGACCCTGGTGCCT GATCTGTCCAGGAATGCAACTCACCACAGCTTTCAAGTGAAGGACTTGCAGGAAGGCGCCAATTACACCTGTGAG ATCGCGGCAAATGAAGTGGACGCCGTGAGGAAAGTGTTCAGCTTCCAGACCGGAAGCACCAACCGAG aTCATCCAGCGACTCGCTCTGTCCCCGGCTCCTTGGCCGTGGCTCTCCCGCTGGCTGTTCTGTTGGCGGCCATCGTTGTAGTTCTGGCTGTGGTGGTTGCCAGAAGACGCAGAAGCACATGGAAGAACGTTGTGGCGACCAAGCCAG acatcATCCGGCAGCACCGGGAGCATCAGGCCCAGGAGGAGGTGGTGTCGCTGGCGAGCAGCAGATCCTCTCCTCCTCGACTGCTCATCTGCTACAGCAGCTGTGAAGGAGCGGCACACGTCAAGGCCGTCATGCAGCTGGGAGCTTTCATCCAGCAGCACATGGCCACTCAG GTGTGTCTGGATCTGTGGGACACTCTGAGCGTAGCTGTGGAGGGCAGCCTGGCCTGGCACTGCCGCCAAATCCGAGACAGCAGCTTCATCATGGTCATTTGTTCTCCCGGCGTGAGTGGCAGGGGCGCGGCAGAGGACGAACGGACAGAGCAGGAGTCCCACCTGGTCATCCAGCTCCTTAGAGAGGAGGTGGCTCGGGCCAAAGCTGGAGGCCACGACCTATCCAAGTACATGACGGCAACTTTTGAGTACTGCGACGAGCGGGACGTTCCCATGGAGCTGAGGCTGGTGCCTCACTACTCGCTGGCCGCTGACTTGCCGCTGCTCTTCTCCCACCTCCATGGTGTGGCCCTGCACCGGCCGGGGGGCTACGTGAAGATCAGCCACATCTCGGAAGAAGGTTTCACCGAGCTGCCCGCTGGAATGGCCTTGCAGAGAGCCATCGATGAGGCGGCCGCGACGCAAGAACGCCATCGACCAATGTGA
- the si:ch211-207e14.4 gene encoding interleukin-17 receptor D isoform X1, whose amino-acid sequence MAQGHHSHLSSPSVSVNRTITRPGSVEDQLLRPCPVSCSSMWRTALVILHLLVLGPLLGLSSEAMTPQNCSLKCILQLVPLSCCEQQLLFMCRVLNLKQQGGPGCEYCRITPEDSRALGFRSSGLFGSCVPWPCFQLLGEQDPHICQHYVHAPNNVTLEFVHDPDPSSDTLVVSWRPSYYGIAFLRGFQVSLQALGGPGVACQLFLFHRNLSLSASDAQKVYKSDPFPSLPLGAQYAVTVMALPVPERWEKFYQSKIFSTRSCAEKNGLDRCKEDWYPTFVQVQQREHEVTVTFNLAPSRMGISSYFSWCYANGKKKYMTLVPDLSRNATHHSFQVKDLQEGANYTCEIAANEVDAVRKVFSFQTGSTNRDHPATRSVPGSLAVALPLAVLLAAIVVVLAVVVARRRRSTWKNVVATKPDIIRQHREHQAQEEVVSLASSRSSPPRLLICYSSCEGAAHVKAVMQLGAFIQQHMATQVCLDLWDTLSVAVEGSLAWHCRQIRDSSFIMVICSPGVSGRGAAEDERTEQESHLVIQLLREEVARAKAGGHDLSKYMTATFEYCDERDVPMELRLVPHYSLAADLPLLFSHLHGVALHRPGGYVKISHISEEGFTELPAGMALQRAIDEAAATQERHRPM is encoded by the exons ATGGCCCAGGGACACCACTcccatctctcctctccctctgtctccgtCAACAGAACCATCACTCGACCCGGCTCGGTGGAAGATCAGTTGCTCAGACCATGTCCCGTCAGCTGTAGCAGCATGTGGAGGACTGCGCTTGTCATACTCCACCTCCTTGTGCTCGGTCCTCTGCTCGGTCTGAGCTCTGAAGCCATGACGCCTCAAAATTGCAGCCTCAAGTGCATCCTGCAG CTGGTTCCTCTTTCTTGCTGCGAACAGCAACTGCTGTTTATGTGTCGCGTGCTGAACCTGAAACAACAG GGTGGACCTGGATGTGAGTACTGCAGAATAACCCCAGAGGATTCCAGAGCTCTTGGCTTCAGGTCCAGCGGGCTCTTTGGAA GTTGTGTTCCGTGGCCGTGCTTCCAGCTGCTGGGTGAGCAGGATCCACACATCTGTCAACACTACGTACACGCACCCAACAACGTGACGCTGGAGTTTGTCCACGATCCAGACCCTTCTTCTGACACGCTGGTTGTCTCCTGGAGGCCCAGTTACTACG GGATCGCGTTCCTGAGAGGATTCCAGGTTTCCCTCCAGGCGTTGGGCGGACCCGGCGTGGCCTGCCAGCTCTTTCTCTTCCATCGTAATCTCTCGCTCTCTGCCTCAGATGCCCAGAAG GTGTACAAGTCGGATCCATTCCCCAGCCTGCCTCTGGGAGCCCAGTATGCTGTCACTGTCATGGCTCTGCCTGTGCCCGAGAGATGGGAGAAGTTCTATCAGAGCAAGATCTTCTCCACACGTT CGTGTGCTGAGAAGAACGGCCTCGACCGGTGCAAGGAAG ACTGGTACCCAACGTTTGTTCAGGTTCAACAGAGAGAGCATGAGGTCACTGTGACCTTTAACCTCGCACCTTCGCGCATGGGAATCAGTAGCTACTTCTCCTGGTGCTATGCAAACGGCAAGAAGAAGTATATGACCCTGGTGCCT GATCTGTCCAGGAATGCAACTCACCACAGCTTTCAAGTGAAGGACTTGCAGGAAGGCGCCAATTACACCTGTGAG ATCGCGGCAAATGAAGTGGACGCCGTGAGGAAAGTGTTCAGCTTCCAGACCGGAAGCACCAACCGAG aTCATCCAGCGACTCGCTCTGTCCCCGGCTCCTTGGCCGTGGCTCTCCCGCTGGCTGTTCTGTTGGCGGCCATCGTTGTAGTTCTGGCTGTGGTGGTTGCCAGAAGACGCAGAAGCACATGGAAGAACGTTGTGGCGACCAAGCCAG acatcATCCGGCAGCACCGGGAGCATCAGGCCCAGGAGGAGGTGGTGTCGCTGGCGAGCAGCAGATCCTCTCCTCCTCGACTGCTCATCTGCTACAGCAGCTGTGAAGGAGCGGCACACGTCAAGGCCGTCATGCAGCTGGGAGCTTTCATCCAGCAGCACATGGCCACTCAG GTGTGTCTGGATCTGTGGGACACTCTGAGCGTAGCTGTGGAGGGCAGCCTGGCCTGGCACTGCCGCCAAATCCGAGACAGCAGCTTCATCATGGTCATTTGTTCTCCCGGCGTGAGTGGCAGGGGCGCGGCAGAGGACGAACGGACAGAGCAGGAGTCCCACCTGGTCATCCAGCTCCTTAGAGAGGAGGTGGCTCGGGCCAAAGCTGGAGGCCACGACCTATCCAAGTACATGACGGCAACTTTTGAGTACTGCGACGAGCGGGACGTTCCCATGGAGCTGAGGCTGGTGCCTCACTACTCGCTGGCCGCTGACTTGCCGCTGCTCTTCTCCCACCTCCATGGTGTGGCCCTGCACCGGCCGGGGGGCTACGTGAAGATCAGCCACATCTCGGAAGAAGGTTTCACCGAGCTGCCCGCTGGAATGGCCTTGCAGAGAGCCATCGATGAGGCGGCCGCGACGCAAGAACGCCATCGACCAATGTGA